The sequence TCCGCCCGAGCGTCGGCTCGGTTCCGCCCCGACCCGAAGCGCCCTGGCCGGCCCGTCGCTGGCTTCGGCTGGCGCTGCTGGCGGTGTTCGGCGTCCTGACGGTCGGGGCGACCGGGGCGCTGCCACCTCCCGCCGCTCCCACTGTGGACAGCGCGTCGACCGGCGGCTGCCCGACGGTGCTGCGCCAGGGCATGTACGACCCCTGCGTGCTGAGCCTCCAGGAACATCTGGTGGCCGACGGACTCACAGTGCCTGTCGACGGCTGGTTCGGCCCGGACACCACCAGCCGGGTGATGGTGTTCCAGGCGTTCGGCGGTCTGCCGGTCAGTGGCACCGCGGACGCGCGGTTGTTCGACGAGTTGGCGGGCGATCGGAAGGTTCCCGTCAGCTGGCCGCAGGAGCGGATCCGTAAGCACCTGCGGCAGATGTTCCCGGAGGACCCGGCCGGGGCGGTGGAGGTGGCGCGCTGCCTGTCCGGGTTGGACCCGTACCGGGTGGAGGTCGTCGAGGACGGGTCGCGGCGCTGGGGGTTGTTCCAGTTCAGCGACGTGGAGGTGTCCCGCTTCGGGGTCGACCGCCGGACGGTGCTGGATCCGGCCTGGAACATCGGGACGGCCCGGGAGATCTGGTCCCGTACCGGCGACTTCGGCCACTGGAACTGCGCGACGTAGCGGTCACGCGTGATGCTCCCCGCCCGGTCCACGAACCGGACGGGGAGCATCCCCCCGTTACCCCCTAGTGGAGATTCACTGTCGCAGGCGGTTGGCGAACACGTACGCGCCCACGGAGCGTCCGGTGGCGAGCCCGGCGTCAGCGTCGAACCGATAGTGCACGCCGAGGTAGATCCGGCTCAGCGCGTTCTCCTCGGCGGCATCGTCGAAGCCGGTCATGTGCCGGACCACGTTCACTGCGTGCGGATCGTCAGTGGTGGCGTCGAAGGCGATCGCGTCGGTGCCGAAGAACCTCTTCATCACAGCGGACCAGGCCCCCGCGAAGGTGGCGTGCCCGGAGATGTAGGCCGGGAAGGCCGGCGTGTACGGCACCCCCTCGCGGGTCTTCGACAGCGGCTGCCAACCGGGGCCCTCCGCCGCCTCGATGGCGCTCACCGGCCGCCACAGGTCGATGGGCGTCTGGTACTTGGCGTCCCAGGCGGCGATGGCGGCGTCGGCGAGGGCGAGGGCGACCAGCCCGAAGAGCCGGGCGTTGGCCAGGATGCCGAGCTGACGCTGCTCCGACACGATCCGGGTGTGCGCGAAGAGTTGACCCGGCGGCTTGTACGTGCCCCCCAGGTCGTTGGCCCAGAAGAACGCGATCTGCGTCTGCTCGGGGGTCCGCAGCGACGACGTCCGACCGCCGTAGTCGCGGACCTCCCGCACCTGGGCGTCGTACTCCTCCTTGTCGAGCAGGTTGTCGTAATCGGTGGCGTCGGCCGGCAGGCCGGGCCGGAACTGCCGGCCCGAGGTGAGCGCGAATGGGGTGACCAGTCCCCAGTTCGGGCTGACCGCCGCCTTGCCGTTGGTCGGTCGCCACGACCCGGGTACGCCGTCCAGTTGGTACGGCGTGGTGTTGCCGGAGCCGTCGTTGGCGCGGGCCTGGAGGTTGGCGACGGCCGCGGCGGCGCCGACGGTGTCACCACGGGCGACCTCGGCGGTGTTCACCCCGGACGGCCGGAGGGCGACAGCGCCGGCGAGGGCCTGGGAGTAGGACTGGCCCTGGCCGCCGTACAGGGCGGTCAGCACGTCGTACGCGGCCCGGTCGATGGCCGCGTGCAGAGACGGCGCGACCACGTTGTCCATGGTGCCCGGGTAGCTGACCGGCACGCGTACCCGGTAGGGGTTGCCGACCCCGGTGACCGAGACGGCGGCGTCGTGCATCGCCGCGTGCAGGATGGCGGCCTCGCGGGACGAGGAGGTGGGTGGCAGATCCAGCGCCCTGTACGTGGACAGCAGGACACCGTTCCAGTACAGGATCGGATCGGTGGCGGGGTCCACGGCCAGCGGGGTGAGCGAGATGTTGTCCAACCGGACCGTCGAGGCGGCCTGGCCGCCGAAGTGGAACAGCAGCACGGCCTTCGGGTCCCCGAACGGGGACGTGAAGTCGAATGTGAACCGGCGCGTCGAGGATGTCAGCGCGACGCTCTGGTCGACGGCGGAGGTGAAGGGCGTGTCCGCCCGGGAGACCGAGACGCGCAGCGGACGGTTGACGTCGGCCGATGCGTCGAACTGCAACCGGTACGGCTGCGCGGCCGTCACACCGAACTCGAAGTGACCGACCAGGTCCTCCCAGACGGGCTTGCCGACAGTCGCGCTGGTGCGCACGCGCAGTTGCCCGGCGTTGACAGTGGTGCTGGTCGAGGCGAGCCGGGTCCACCAGGGCTGGGTGCTGCCGTTGTCGAACGTGCCGTTGAGGATGAGGTCGCCCGGGGCGGCGGCGGCCGGCGCGGGGCGGACGACGGCGGTGAGGGTGCTGGCGAGGGCGACCGCGAGGACCATGCTGAGCAGCCGGCGGAACCGCCGTGCGTTGATCGGTGGGGACATCGAGAGCCTTTCCGGTCCGGGAAACGGCGACGACCAGGTCGTTGCCGTGAGGATCGGCTCAACGTAGGAGTGTTCGCGCTGTTCACGGCCACCGAACAGTGCGCGGAACGGTGCCGCACGGCAGCGGGCGCCGGCATCCGATCAGGACACCGGCGCCCGCGCGGGGCGAGCCCGTCGACTCAGCCGATCGTCTCCCGCTCCCGCCAGGCGGTGCGCAGCGAGGTCCGGCCGTTGGTGCGCAGCAGCGACCCCTCGTACACCCGGGCTCCGGCGAGGAGGAACGCACCGGCGGCGAGCACCAGGATGACCAGTGAGACGATCGGCTCCCATCCGGCCGCGTCGCCGGTGAACAGCCGCAGCGGCATGGCGGTGGGCGACGAGAACGGCACATAGGACAGCACCCGCATCGCTGTGGCGTTGTCGTTCAGGAAGATCACCGCGAAGAACGGCAGCATGACGGCGAGCTGCACCGGCGTCGACACGGCGGCGATGTCCTCCTGCCGGTTGGCCAGCGCGCCGGCCGCCGCCCACATGGCGGCGAGCAGCACGAAACCGATCAGGAAGAACGGCACGAACCAGCCGATCGCCGGGGCGAGCAGGGTGAGCAGACCCCCGCTGTCACCGAACTGCAGACCGAGCACCGAAACCACCGCGATCAGGGCGATCTGCGCGAACGCCAGGATGGCCCCGGCCACCACCTTCCCGGCCAGCAGGGCCCGGACCGGCACGGCGGCGACCAGGATCTCCACGATCCGGGTCTGCTTCTCCTCGATGACGCTCTGCGCGATCTGCACACCGAACGTCTGCGAGGTGAGGAAGAAGACGAACGCGAAGACGAACGGCACCAGGAACGCCACCACCGGGTCGACAGCGTCCGGGTCGAGCAGGCGGACGGTCGGCTGGGTACTCAGGGCCTTCACCACGTCGTCGGGAGCGTCGTCCATGGCCAGGACGGCCGGTCCGGTGACCACCGCCGCGTCCACGTCGTCGTCGCGGACGGCCTGTTCGGCGGCCCGGTCGTCGGGGACGACCCGGACCTCCAGCCCGGCGGCGCGCAGTGGCGCGGCGAGGCTCTCGGTCACCGCCACAGTGGACGGCCCGCCGGAGAACAGCGGCGGCAGGATGGTGCCCGCCGCGGCGATCAGCAGGAAGAACAGCGTGCCGAACAGGAAGGTGCGGTCGCGGAGCTTGACCCGGATCTCGCGTTCGGCGACCAGCCGGGTGGCCTGGGTGACGTTCACTGGGTGACCTCTCGGAAGATCTCGGTGAGCGAGGGGCTGACCGGGCGGAAGGCGCGGACCGGGCCGCGCGCGAGGGCCGCCCGCAGCACCGGCTGTTCGTCGGTGCCGGCCGGCAGGTCGAAGACCACGCGGGCGCCGTCCAGCTCGACCACTGTCACCCCGGGCTGGTCGCGTACCCAGCCGGCGTCGTGCTCCACCACCAGTTCGAAGCGGGGCACTGTGTACGAGTCGCGCAGCTGCTGCCGGCTGCCGGCGGCCCGGATCACACCGTCCCCGATGATCACCAGGTCGTCGCAGAGCCGCTCCACGACGTCGAGCTGGTGACTGGAGAAGAGCACCGGAGCGCCGGCCGAGGCCCGTTCCCGCAGCACCGCCACGACGGTCTCCACGGCCAGCGGGTCGAGGCCGGAGAACGGTTCGTCGAGCACCAGCACCTCGGGGTCGTGCACCAGCGCGGCGGCGATCTGGGCGCGCTGCTGGTTGCCCAGCGACAGCGTCTCCAGCAGGTCGTCGCCGCGCTCGCCGAGCCCGACCCGGTCCAGTAGCGCGTCTGTGGAACGCCGGGCCGCGGCGGCGTCCAACCCGTGCAGCCGGCCCAGGTAGGCCACCTGCTCGCGGGTGGTCATCTTGGGGTAGAGGCCCCGTTCCTCCGGCATGTAGCCGAAACGCCGCCGGTCCTGCCGGGTCAGGGTGGCGCCGCCCCAGCTCACCTCGCCGGCGTCGGGGGCGAGGACACCCAGGATGATCCGCATGGTGGTGGTCTTGCCGGCGCCGTTGGCGCCCACGAAACCGGTCATCCGGCCGGCGGTCACCTCGAAGGACACGTTCCTGAGCACCTGACGGTCGCCGAAGCTGCGGTCGACGCCGTCGAGGCGAAGCGTTCTGGTCACGTACCCACGCTAGATCGGGTACGCCGCCGCGCCGTCCGCCCGACGGGTGAGCGGACGGGTCCACCTCGCGGCGGACGGCGGTCACCCGCCGGGCCGGACCACCCCGTTCTCGTACGCGAACACCACGGCCTGCACCCGGTCGCGCAGGCCGAGTTTGGCCAGTACCCGACTCACGTGCGTCTTCACCGTCGCCTCGCCCAGGTGGATGGTCGCGGCGATCTCCGCGTTGCTCGACCCGGCGGCGAGCAGCATCAGCACCTCCCGTTCGCGTGGGGTCAGCTCGGCCAGCGCGGCATCGGCGTCCGGGCCCCGGTGGGCGGTGCCCGTCGGGTCACCGGGCCGGGCGAACGTGGAGATCACCCGGCGGGTGATCTCCGGGGCGAGCAGGCCGTCGCCCCTGGCCAGCACCCGGATCGCCTCGATCAGCTCCTCCGGTGTGCCGTTCTTGAGCAGGAAGCCACTGGCCCCGGCCCGCAGCGCGGCGAACAGGTAGTCGTCGCGGTCGAAGGTGGTGAGGATCAGCACCGCGGGCGCCCCGGGGCCGTCGGCGACGATCTGCCGGGTGGCCTCCAGGCCGTCCATCCCGGGCATCTCCACATCCATGAGTACGACGTCGGGTCGGGTGGCCCGGGTCATGGTGACGGCCCGTTCACCGTCGGCGGCCTCACCGACCACCTCGATGTCGTCCTCCACCTCCAGGATGACCCGGAAGCCGGTACGGACGAGGTGCTGGTCGTCGGCGAGCAGCACCCGGACCGTCGGGCCGGTGTCGGGTGTGTGCCGGGTTGCCGCGCTCATGCCGAAGGCTCCGCGCCGGCCGCCGCCTGGTGCCTGTCGCTCGGCTCCCGCTGCGGGCCGACCGGGCGGTCCGCCGACGCCGCGAGCGGGAAGCGGGCGCGTACCCGCCAGCCGCCGCCGGCCCGGGGCCCGGCCTCCAGGTCACCGTCGTGCGCGGTGACCCGTTCGCGCATCCCGATCAGGCCCAACCCGACGGCGTTGGCCGGGCTGCCGCCCCGCCCGTCGTCGGTCACGTCGACCTCCACCTCCCGGGCCAGGTACCGGACCCGCACGTCGAGCAGGGCCGCCTCGGCGTGCTTCAGGGTGTTGGTCACCGCCTCCTGCGTCACCCGGTAGGCCGTCTGGGACACCGATTCGGGCAACGCGACCGGGTCGCCGTACACCCCGAGGGTTGCCGTCAGCCCGGCGGCCCGGGCCCGCTCGACAAGCTCGTCGATCCTTTCGACGCCGCCGGCCGTCGGCGGCGGGGCGTCGGTGCCGGCGGAGGTCCGCAGCACGCCGAGCATCCGACGCAGCTCGTCGACGGCGGTGCGGGCGCTCTGCTCGATGGCGGTCAGTGCCGTGCGGGCCTTGCCCGGGTCGCGGTCGAACACCCGGCGGCAGGCGGACGCCTGCACGCCCATGACCGACACGTGGTGGGCGACCACGTCGTGCAGCTCCCGGGCGATCCGGACCCGTTCGCCGAGCACCGCCCGTTCCCGGGCCTCGGCCTGCGACCGGCGCAGGTCCTCGGCCTGGGCGCGCAGCTCGTGCTCGCGGCGCGCGGCCACCCACGCGGTCTCGCCGAAGAAGTACGCGAAACCGAAGACCAGCACGTTGAGCAGCACACCGTTGACCATCGCGGCGAGCACCGGGGGCACCGGCCCGACCGCGTCGGCGAAGGCGTCCGCCGGGATGTGGTCGATCATCACCGCGTAGTAGATCCCGAGCCAGGCGAACATCGTGGCGATCACGCCGATCCGCAGCCGGCGGGACAGTTGGCGGTCCTGCCCCCAGGCGCCGACTGTGTAGAGGGCGCAGAACAGGGCCCAGGAGGAGAACTGGCTCTCCGGGGCCGAGCGCGCCTGCGCGGCGATGAACGCCACCGCGACGACCACCAGGGTCGCTGTCGGCCAGCGTCGTCGCCAGATCAGCGGGAGGGTCACCGCGACGGTCCAGAACAGCTGCTCCGGCCCGGACGGCGGTGGGCCCAGCAGGAACGCGCCGGTGCTGCGGGCCAGGGTCAGACTGACCAACGCCAGCCCGGTCATTCCCAGGCCGATCCAGAGGTCGTTTCGGCGCTGCTCCGCCGTCGGGCCCGGCCGGCGCCATCCCTCTCGCGGTGCCACTGTCATCCGGGAACGATGCCACGCCGCCCACCGGGCCCGCCGACCGGGCGGGCCGATGTCGCAGTGGTCACCACGACGGGCGACGGCCCGGCGCGGGGTTCGCGCCGAGCCGTCGGGTCGGGGATCACTCACGCGGTCTGCCGCCGGGTCTTCAGAGCGGTGTCGATCAGGTCCCAGACCACCACCACGGCCGTGCCGACCGCGATGGTCGCCCCGAGGACGTTGCGGTTGTCCGCGTCCGCCAGCCAGCTGAGCCGCTCGCCGAGGGCCGGGTTGAGTAGTCGGTCGGAGAGCGCCAGCCACATCAGCGGCACCGAGAAGGCCAGGCTGAGCAGCGCCCTGATGCCGAAGAGCGCCCAGGTCCAGTGCGCGATCCGGTACTTGACGATCTCGACAACCGCGCTGCCGGCCAGGACGACCATCAGCGCCGGCAGCCAGAACGACCAGAGCGCCGGGTCGAGGAGCGGGATGTTCTCGCCGTCGGTGTCGCGCACCCAGGACTGGTAGTGCTGGAACGGCAGGTACGCGATGGTCAGCACCAGCATGATCACCGACGCGACGGTGTCGGCGAGTGGGATGCCCCGGTGCACAGGCGCGTCGGGCAGTTGGTCGACCGTCCAGCCCGGCAGGTCCACAGTCGCCTGGGAGCGCTCGATGATCGCGAAGGTCACTGTGAGCCAGAAGGCGATGTGCACGGCCACGTGCAGGGCGATGACGATGCCCGGCCCGATGGCCCCGAAACCGCTGCCCTCGGCGACCTTGACGATGGCGAAGATCGTGCCGACGAGCGCCGGGATGAAGCTGAGCAGCAGCTTCAGCAGCCGCAGCCAGACCAGGTAGTAGGTCGGGCCGATGAGCTGCAACCGGCGGTCGGCGTACCGGGCGGCCAGCTCGTCCGGGTTGCCCAGCTCGGTGAGCACTTCCCGCTCGGCCACTGTCGGGTCCGCGCCACCGCCGGTGCGGTCGTCGATCATGTCCTCGATGGAGGCCCGCAGCTCGGTGGCGATCTCGTCGCGGCGTTGGGTGGGCACCGAGCGCAGGGTGGCGGCGAGGTAGCGGTCGGTCAGGGTGTTCATCGGTCGACTCCTTGGATGAGGCCGGTGATGGAGGTCTGCACGGCGGCGAGGTCGTCGAGGAGCCGGCTCAACATCGACTCGCCCTCGTCGCTGGTCCGGTAGAACTTGCGCGGCCGGCTCTCTTCGGTGTTCCACTCGCTGATCAGCAGCCCCTGGTCCTCCAGGCGGCGCAGCAGCGGGTAGAGGGTGTTGGCGTCGACCGGGAAGCCGTGGTCGGTGAGCCGTTGCAGCAGTGCGTAGCCGTAGTCCGGTCGGCGCAGCGCGACCAGGCTGGCCACCACGACGGTGCCTCGACGCAACTCCTGAAGGTGCGTCCGTAGAACGTCCTCGCTAACCATGTGTCACACCATACTGTGTGGCACACACTGTTGTCTACAGCGACATCATCGTGTCCGCCCAACCTCCGTTCGGGCCGAGACGACGAACGGGGCGCCCGGTCGACACCGGACGCCCCGCACCTGGGAAAAGTCAGCAGGACGGGCCCTGCCGGAAGTTCCGCTCGACGAAGCTGGCCGGCCCGACCTGGAAGTAGCCGACCCCGGGCCGGATCGGGTGCCCGGTGAACAACTCCACCCGCGACCCGACCCGGACCAGGTACGCCTCGGCGTCGCCCGCGTCG comes from Micromonospora vinacea and encodes:
- a CDS encoding peptidoglycan-binding protein, which gives rise to MDDAVRDPVPQVATAGEYVALLREARRRSGLTYREIARRASAAGHWLPPSTLATMLGRTTLPRERTVVALLAACGTPAVDVDRWLETRRDIEARLSEQGRREGGPAQVPAGPSSTVPATIRPSVGSVPPRPEAPWPARRWLRLALLAVFGVLTVGATGALPPPAAPTVDSASTGGCPTVLRQGMYDPCVLSLQEHLVADGLTVPVDGWFGPDTTSRVMVFQAFGGLPVSGTADARLFDELAGDRKVPVSWPQERIRKHLRQMFPEDPAGAVEVARCLSGLDPYRVEVVEDGSRRWGLFQFSDVEVSRFGVDRRTVLDPAWNIGTAREIWSRTGDFGHWNCAT
- a CDS encoding carbohydrate binding domain-containing protein, which gives rise to MSPPINARRFRRLLSMVLAVALASTLTAVVRPAPAAAAPGDLILNGTFDNGSTQPWWTRLASTSTTVNAGQLRVRTSATVGKPVWEDLVGHFEFGVTAAQPYRLQFDASADVNRPLRVSVSRADTPFTSAVDQSVALTSSTRRFTFDFTSPFGDPKAVLLFHFGGQAASTVRLDNISLTPLAVDPATDPILYWNGVLLSTYRALDLPPTSSSREAAILHAAMHDAAVSVTGVGNPYRVRVPVSYPGTMDNVVAPSLHAAIDRAAYDVLTALYGGQGQSYSQALAGAVALRPSGVNTAEVARGDTVGAAAAVANLQARANDGSGNTTPYQLDGVPGSWRPTNGKAAVSPNWGLVTPFALTSGRQFRPGLPADATDYDNLLDKEEYDAQVREVRDYGGRTSSLRTPEQTQIAFFWANDLGGTYKPPGQLFAHTRIVSEQRQLGILANARLFGLVALALADAAIAAWDAKYQTPIDLWRPVSAIEAAEGPGWQPLSKTREGVPYTPAFPAYISGHATFAGAWSAVMKRFFGTDAIAFDATTDDPHAVNVVRHMTGFDDAAEENALSRIYLGVHYRFDADAGLATGRSVGAYVFANRLRQ
- a CDS encoding ABC transporter permease — encoded protein: MNVTQATRLVAEREIRVKLRDRTFLFGTLFFLLIAAAGTILPPLFSGGPSTVAVTESLAAPLRAAGLEVRVVPDDRAAEQAVRDDDVDAAVVTGPAVLAMDDAPDDVVKALSTQPTVRLLDPDAVDPVVAFLVPFVFAFVFFLTSQTFGVQIAQSVIEEKQTRIVEILVAAVPVRALLAGKVVAGAILAFAQIALIAVVSVLGLQFGDSGGLLTLLAPAIGWFVPFFLIGFVLLAAMWAAAGALANRQEDIAAVSTPVQLAVMLPFFAVIFLNDNATAMRVLSYVPFSSPTAMPLRLFTGDAAGWEPIVSLVILVLAAGAFLLAGARVYEGSLLRTNGRTSLRTAWRERETIG
- a CDS encoding ABC transporter ATP-binding protein → MTRTLRLDGVDRSFGDRQVLRNVSFEVTAGRMTGFVGANGAGKTTTMRIILGVLAPDAGEVSWGGATLTRQDRRRFGYMPEERGLYPKMTTREQVAYLGRLHGLDAAAARRSTDALLDRVGLGERGDDLLETLSLGNQQRAQIAAALVHDPEVLVLDEPFSGLDPLAVETVVAVLRERASAGAPVLFSSHQLDVVERLCDDLVIIGDGVIRAAGSRQQLRDSYTVPRFELVVEHDAGWVRDQPGVTVVELDGARVVFDLPAGTDEQPVLRAALARGPVRAFRPVSPSLTEIFREVTQ
- a CDS encoding response regulator gives rise to the protein MSAATRHTPDTGPTVRVLLADDQHLVRTGFRVILEVEDDIEVVGEAADGERAVTMTRATRPDVVLMDVEMPGMDGLEATRQIVADGPGAPAVLILTTFDRDDYLFAALRAGASGFLLKNGTPEELIEAIRVLARGDGLLAPEITRRVISTFARPGDPTGTAHRGPDADAALAELTPREREVLMLLAAGSSNAEIAATIHLGEATVKTHVSRVLAKLGLRDRVQAVVFAYENGVVRPGG
- a CDS encoding sensor histidine kinase, with amino-acid sequence MTVAPREGWRRPGPTAEQRRNDLWIGLGMTGLALVSLTLARSTGAFLLGPPPSGPEQLFWTVAVTLPLIWRRRWPTATLVVVAVAFIAAQARSAPESQFSSWALFCALYTVGAWGQDRQLSRRLRIGVIATMFAWLGIYYAVMIDHIPADAFADAVGPVPPVLAAMVNGVLLNVLVFGFAYFFGETAWVAARREHELRAQAEDLRRSQAEARERAVLGERVRIARELHDVVAHHVSVMGVQASACRRVFDRDPGKARTALTAIEQSARTAVDELRRMLGVLRTSAGTDAPPPTAGGVERIDELVERARAAGLTATLGVYGDPVALPESVSQTAYRVTQEAVTNTLKHAEAALLDVRVRYLAREVEVDVTDDGRGGSPANAVGLGLIGMRERVTAHDGDLEAGPRAGGGWRVRARFPLAASADRPVGPQREPSDRHQAAAGAEPSA
- a CDS encoding permease prefix domain 1-containing protein, which translates into the protein MNTLTDRYLAATLRSVPTQRRDEIATELRASIEDMIDDRTGGGADPTVAEREVLTELGNPDELAARYADRRLQLIGPTYYLVWLRLLKLLLSFIPALVGTIFAIVKVAEGSGFGAIGPGIVIALHVAVHIAFWLTVTFAIIERSQATVDLPGWTVDQLPDAPVHRGIPLADTVASVIMLVLTIAYLPFQHYQSWVRDTDGENIPLLDPALWSFWLPALMVVLAGSAVVEIVKYRIAHWTWALFGIRALLSLAFSVPLMWLALSDRLLNPALGERLSWLADADNRNVLGATIAVGTAVVVVWDLIDTALKTRRQTA
- a CDS encoding PadR family transcriptional regulator, translated to MVSEDVLRTHLQELRRGTVVVASLVALRRPDYGYALLQRLTDHGFPVDANTLYPLLRRLEDQGLLISEWNTEESRPRKFYRTSDEGESMLSRLLDDLAAVQTSITGLIQGVDR